The Cupriavidus necator DNA window CTGCCCCGCAGGCATAGTGCCCTGAGCGTCGAGGCAAGCAGCCGCTCCCAACGGCGCCGCCATGATGGCCGCATCGCGTCGCCGGGCCACGGGCACGGCTGTGCCGGCTCCGTATCGGCTGACACGGCCGCTTGCAGCGTTGGCTGCGCGAAGACGGCGTGCCCGCTGTACTGGGTCAGCAGTTCCTCGCGGCTGACTTCCTGCACCCCACCGCCCCAGCCTGGCAGGGCGACGAGAAACCGTCCGTGCTCGCAGCGCTGCAGCAGTACGCACGGCCTGTTCTTGTCCA harbors:
- a CDS encoding cysteine peptidase family C39 domain-containing protein, encoding MSRLTAADDPLLGCLLLLNRALQRTVPSAVLLEGLPLDGQALTLPLLCTAAARAGLSTRLAEHDLDDIPDTSIPAMLLLDKNRPCVLLQRCEHGRFLVALPGWGGGVQEVSREELLTQYSGHAVFAQPTLQAAVSADTEPAQPCPWPGDAMRPSWRRRWERLLASTLRALCLRGRLPAADVVRAGG